The Microcystis panniformis FACHB-1757 region AAAACCCTCCGTTAAACCGTTTACAGCCCAATATTCAGCCGAATCGTAGAGATAAACCCGACTGCGATTGAATAATCCCACTAAATCCTCCACATAGCTATCTAAAACCTTAACGCGGCAGTGGGGACGGAGGGCGGGAACTAGACGATTGAGAAGATACTTTGAGGATTTGCGCCCCTGTACTAGGACATCGATATCTCTTTCTAAGCCTAAATTGAGAAATTCTGAGCCAATTTGATTAGGAAGATAGTAAATTAAAGCATTAGGAGCCTTTTCTCCCCAATACCCCATAGTATTACGGCTAACAGTGATAATTGGTATTTGGGAGGGTAAACGGAAGCCGTAACCTGTACTATGGGCATGATAAATGATATTATGCGATCGCAATTTTTGCACCAGTTTAGGAACATCAAAACCCCAGCTAACCACAAAAATACTGTCATCGGAGCTTATTTTTGCAAGTATATCCTCTAAAAAAGGATAATTTAACTCTTTTTGACGATAAGTCACAATCTGGGCGCTACAAATTTGACTAGCCAAATTGACAGTTTTCATTTCTGCCCACAGTCCACCCCCACCAAAAGGAGAAGTAGTACCGGGCAAGAGAAAATAGAGGTTTCTCATCAGGATAATAAGTGGGTGGGTGGACTTAAATATAAGATGAACGTAGGTTGGGTTGAAGCATGAAACCCAACGCCCGCATAGTTGACGCTACCGCTAACCCATCCTACAAATAATTGTGCCTCCCTACTTAGAAGTTTTGGTTAAGCGGCAGTCTGGAGACTTGGCTATTCTATACTTAATTATTAGGGTGTGAGGTATCTAAAGGCAATAGTCGATCAACCATAGATATTATTAAATTATGTTTGCCACTGATAAATACTTAGAATTATTAAAGCAATACCCTCCTCGTCCTATTCACAATGAGGAAGACTTAGAAATGATGCAGGAGGTTATTAATCGCCTGTTAGACAAACCCCAATTAACGGCAGAAGAAAGGGAATATCTAAATGTTTTAGGGGCTTTAATTTATGAGTATGAGGAAAATCAAGAGCCAATACCTGATATTTATGGACTTGAATTGTTGAAATTCATATTAGAGGAAAAAAAACTACAAAAGCAAGATTTGCTATCTATTTTTGAAAGCAAGTCAACCCTGGATGACATTCTTGATGGGCAACAAGAGTTAACTCCTATCTACATTCAAAATTAGCCAATTTTTTAAATATATCTCCTGATTTATTTTTTCCTAGTTAGTTACAAAAAATGCGCTAGACAGTTAGGCTTATTTCCTGTCCTAACGCATAGATTAACGGACTAAATTAAAGCCCGATAACGCCCCAAAGCTAGTAAAGGGAAATACTGCTGATAGAAATGATATTTCAGGTAAAAATGACAGGGAAAACCTGTACCGGTGAAGTAATCTTCATTCCATGTACCATTTTCTTTTTGGGTAACAAGAAGATAGTTAACGCCCTTTTCAATCACTTCTCGCTGATAATTGCCGGTGACTTTCCCGACGGCTAATAAACCGATTAATGCCCAAGCAGTTTGGGAAGCGGTACTATTTCCCTGTCCTTTAAATTTAGGGTTATTGTAACTAAAACAGGTTTCACCCCAACCACCATCAACATTTTGACAACCGCTTAACCAATTGGCTCCTTTTTGCAATTGCTGGCGATATTTATTCGGTTCCAGAAAAGCTAAAGCAGATAAAACCCCACTGGTTCCATAAATATAATTTACACCCCAACGACCAAACCAACTACCATCAGCTTCCTGTTCTTTTTCCAGATAATCCAAAGCTTTTTTAACTCGATTTTCTTCCATGTTAACATCACAAGTGCCTAACATTTCTAGAACTCTGGCAGTCACATCAGCCGTATTAGGATCGATCATTGCTTTTAGATCGGCATAGGGCAAAGAATTAAGCCAGTTTTGATCGTTATCGATGTCAAAAGCCCCCCAACCACCAGCTTTACACTGCATAGTAGCCATCCAATTAACTGCCCGTTTCATCACAGCTTTTTTAATATTTTCATCGGGCATTTTAATTAACTCTAAAGCCATCACCACCACAGCCGAATCGTCTAAATCCGGATACCAGCGATTGTCAAATTCAAAAGCCCAACCGCCGGGGGTTCCGATTTTATTTTTAATCGCCCAATCGCCATAATCAAGAATTTGTTGATCGATTAACCATTGTCCTGCTTTAATCATAGCTGGATGAGCAGGATTTAGCCCGGATTCAATTAGCGATCGAATTACCCAAGCCGTATCCCAAACCGGCGACACACAGGGCTGTACACAATAGGTATTATCGGTCTCAATACCAAAATTATCCACCGCTTTTAAACCCCTGGCAACAATCGGATCGTCAACATCATAATCTAGGGCTTTTAAAGCTAACAGGGAATTTAACATCGCCGGGATAATCCCCCCCCAATCCCCCGTGTCTTCCTGTCGTTCAATCACCCATTTTTCCGCCGCTTTCAGACTTTCTTGACGGAAGGGAACTAAATTAGTTTTTTCTGCCCATTTAAACAGCCCATCTAACCAAAGAAAAACATCTGACCAATTGTTACTTTTTGGTAACTCATACTTGACATTATTCACCCCTTCTGTATAGAGTTCATCGAGATTAAAACCCATTTTATACACGGGTTTTTTGTCGAAAACAATTAATAAAGGAACCGTACTTCCCCGCGCCCAACTGGACATTTCATAGATAGTAAAAGGGAAATTTTCCGGCAGTAGCATGATCCAAGCGGGGATAGAGGGAACCCCCAGCCAATCATAACAACCAATCAAAGCGAGGTGCATTTTGGTGAAAATGCGGGTTTTGCTGATGCCACCTTTAGCTAAGATAAATTCTCTGGCTTTTTCTAAAGTAGGATCATTAGCGGGAATTCCCAATAGTCGCAGTCCCATGTAGGCTTCCACAGTGGTGCTAAGATCGCCACCATCCCCATAAAATAACTCCCAAGCGCCGTTAGGACACTGTTGCTGACGCAGATAGGTGGCTGATTTGTCTAGGGGGCGATTTTTGTCAGTTTTCCAGATTTTGTGTAGTAAAATTGCTTCTGAGGTGATGGTGACATTAGATTCTAATTCTGCCCACCAGTAACCCTCAGAGTATTGGGTAGAAAGTAAATAATTTTGAGAAAGTTCGATCGCTTTCGCTGTTTTAGCGGCTATTTCGGTGATTTTGTCCTGAATCTGCATTTTTTTTCCGTTCGACAACCTCTAGGGACCACCAGTGCAAATAAGATAATCTTAATTTACAAAGTTTTTAATAAGTAGCCAAAGAATAGGCTTTTGTTCCCAAACAATCCAGTCAAGGAATCTGCTTTGGTTGCCACTTTCTTTTTTCTTTTGACTGATTACTGTTTACTGATAACTGATAAGTGGGTGGGTGGAATTAAATATAAAATGAACGTAGGTTGGGTTGAAGCATGAAACCCAACGCCCGCATGGGTTACGCTACCGCTAACCCATCCTACAAATAATTGTGCCTACCTACTTAAATCAGGTCCCCCACCCCCCTGAAGACAAAAAGGGTACGAAACTCGCACCCCACCAGATTGATCTTCATTTAACTTACTTTTTCTTTTTGCCTTTAGCGGGCGGATTATCCTTCGCTGCCGGTTCCGGAGCTTTTTCCTCCACTTGCGGGGCTGCTGCTACGGGTTCCGGGGCTTTTTGTCCCATTTGGGCGGCTACTTCGGCGGCGAAATCCGTTTCTTCTTTCTCGATCCCTTCACCTAGTACAAAGCGTTGGAAACGACGCACCTGAATATTTTCTCCCAAAGCGGCGATCGCTTGTTTGATCAACTCCTCAATACTAATGTTCTGGTCGCGGATAAAGGGTTGATCAAGCAGAGAAAGTTCTTTCAAACGTTTTTCAATGCGGCCGGCCACGATTTTTTCTTTGATATTATCGGGTTTATTGGCTAAATCGTCCCGTCCCATCTCAATTTCTTTTTCTTTGGCGGAGATTTCGGCGGGAATATCGGCCACTTTCACATATTCGACGTTAGGACAAGCGGCAATCTGCATCGCCACGTCATTAACTAATTTTTTGAACTCCTCGCGACGGGCAACAAAATCGGTTTCGCAGTTCACTTCCACTAAAACACCGATGCGACTGCCGGTGTGGATGTAACTGCCGATCATCCCTTCTGCCGCTACCCGACTGGCTTTTTTCTCGGCGGAAGTAATCCCTTTTTGACGCAACCATTCGATCGCTTTAGTTATATCCCCCGCGTTTTCCGTCAGCGCCCTCTTGCAATCCATCATGCCGGCGCCGGTCTTTTCCCTAAGTTCTTTAACCTGTTGTGCTGTAATTTCTGCCATAAAATTCCTAACCTACTGCTTATAGTTGATCATGCCACGAGAAGGGCAGGTTTTGCCGATCGATAGGTCCGGAAAGTTTACCCCCGAACCTAGCGGCAATCAATAGCTAATTTTCCCTAGTTATCGTCGTCTCCACTGGCAAATTCGGCGGCGTATTGGGAATAATCACCTTCTTCCTCGTACTCGGTTTCATCCTCGTAGTCTTCCTCGTATTCTTCCACCGCTGCTTGACCACCGCGACGACCTTCGATGATCGCATCGCTAATTTTGCCTAAAATCAGTTTAACTGAGCGAATTGCGTCATCGTTGGCGGGAATCGGCACATCTACTAAGTCAGGATCGCAGTTAGTATCCAAGAGGGAGATGATGGGAATGCCCAATTTTTGGCATTCTTGGATAGCGTTGTATTCCCGACGCTGATCCACTACGATGACTAAATCCGGCAGCCGGCGCATGGTTTTAATGCCACCGAGGTATTTTTCTAGTTTGCCTAATTCCCGACGCAGTACCGATGCTTCTTTTTTCGGTCGTTTATCAAGGGCGCCGCTATTTTCTAATTCTTCTAATTCTTTGAGTCTTTCTACCCGGCCGCGAATGGTTTCCCAGTTGGTTAACATTCCCCCCAACCAGCGTTGGTTAACGAAGTGGCTACCGCTGCGTAAAGCTTCCTGTTTAATGATTGCTGCCGCTTGCCGTTTCGTACCGATGAATAAAAAGCGTTTACCGCGATCGGCTTCTCCTCGGACAAATTCGTAAGCTTCTTCGATTAATTGGGCAGTTTGCACCAAATCAATGATATGAACCCCATTCCGGGCAGTGTAGATGTACTGAGACATTTTCGGGTTCCAACGGCGCGTTTGATGGCCAAAGTGAACCCCAGACTCTAGCAATTCTGCGAGAGAGACAACGGGCATATTTTTCTCCTTTTCGGGTTTATCCTCCATCTAGGGCTGGATTTCTAGATTCCTAGAAACACCCGATCGCCTAGATGTGCGATTTTTGACAACTTTTCTAGTCTAACATAAGTAGTCGTGCAAAATTAATTTCTTGGTTGAGACAGGAGACAGGAGACAGGAGACAGGAGACAGGAGACAGCTATCAGTTATCAGATTTGAGTTTTAAGTGAGCAGCATTAAATAGAAGTTTCCTACTGTCTTTTCACTGATTAATGATTACTGTTTACTGATCACTGATGGTTCTTCGTTACTTGGTATGGTTCGATAGGGGGGCATAAATCGACTAAATCCTTATCTGGTAAGAGACTTAATTGATTAGTTTGCTCTAGAGCAAAAACAATTGGCTCTTCTGGTTTCTGTGTGTAAACGAGGTCTATACTGATAGTTTCTTCTTTCAAAATAGTCCTAAAAGTCTTGCCCAGTAAGCATTTAACCTTACATAAGCAAAAATTATCACACAAAGTCGAGAAGAGCCAACAATTGACAAAAATCGCTAAATGCCTTTCTATGTAAGGGTTCCATCCCTTATAACCCCCGTCCATTGCATAACACAAACCGAAGAGCCTCACTGATCACTGATTACTGTTTACTAATCACAGCAAAAAGTGTTCATGTTAGTGAGCTTGTCGAACTACTGATCTCACGACGAAGTCTGACGGCTTAGATGTGTAATTAATTTTGCTTAGGTACTTAAAAGAGCGCGATCAGTACCCAGAAAAAATCGACTACTAGGGGCTTCCTACTGCAATTCCTCAAGTTTTTTCAAAACCGCTTCTGCATGGGCTTTTACCTTGACATTTGACCAAATATAGGCAATATTTCCCCGGGGGTCGATCAGGAAAGTGGAGCGTCTAATCCCCATATATTCCTTGCCCATAAATTTTTTTAATCCCCAGACTTGATAAATTTCCGCCAGTTGATGCTCGGGATCGCTCAATAATTGAATAGTTAAATTGTGTTTTTCAATAAAACGACAGTGGGACTTTTCTGAATCGGGACTAACTCCCAGAATTACCGCATTTAATTGCTGAAATTGCGGCGACAAAGCGGTAAAATCGATCGCTTCTGTGCTGCAGCCCGGAGTGTTATCTTTGGGATAAAAATATAAGACCAACCATTGACCGGCAAAATCTGCTAATTTACTAATTTCCCCCCTTTGGTTGGGGGTGGCAAATTCGGGGGCTTTTTGTCCAACTTCTAGGGTCATTTTTAGGAGTGTAAAGGCAAGAGTAAGAAAGGAGCGAGGGAGAGGGAAAGCAATAGCCAGACTTGATAGTTAAATCTGGGAAGTTCGGGGTTTTCTGACTCGACTAAAGCATCGATTCTCTCTAATAAACGATTATTTAAAGAATGATCATTGAGAGCGACACAGCAACTATCGGAGAAACTTATTTCCGCTACTTGATTAACTTTTTCTGCCACTAAAAGCAGCGATTCAGCTAATAGTAAATAATCCACTTGTCCAGAAGCATACTTATCGGCGCGCAATTCCCGCAAGAAGACCAATTCTGACCATAAATTCTCGCTATTGGGCAGCCAAGAAGACATCGATCGCAACCAACCTAACCAGAAAAACCAGAAAGTGTCATGATATTCTTGGTGAGCTTGTTCGTGGGCTAAAACTGCTTGTAAATGTTCTTGATCTAAGAGATTTAATAATCCTTGCGTCACAATTAATTCCGACTTCCAGAAGCCAACTCTGGCACTGTAGGGAAAATCCACTGCTAAAACTCTCGCCTTCTGAGCGGTGATTTTTTTGAGGGGATAACTGCTAAAATCCCGATGGGTTTGCCAAGTTTGATAGGAGAGTTTTATCAAACAAAATATAGCAAAAACTAGCCAAATTATAGCACTAAAGTAACTAATTAAACTGGAGTTATAACCCAACATTTGCCCGCGATAGCCCATACAAACCACCGATGTAACTGTCATTAACAGCAGCAAAGGAGGAAAGAGGAAGAAAAATAGCGTTGTCTGCCAACGACGCTGATAGCTAGGCAGAAACCAACGTAAACCAATAGCGATAGTTAATGCTAGTAATAACATTAAACTGTGCATTAGCTTTCTCTCCGTTGTTGACGCAGGGTATCTAAACGAGATGCGATCGCTTTTAATTGTTCGACACTAGCAGTATCGAGACTATCGGCAAAAGAAGCCACCACATCCGCATTACCAATAGCCAAAAAACGATGTAATTGTTC contains the following coding sequences:
- the bcp gene encoding thioredoxin-dependent thiol peroxidase, with the translated sequence MTLEVGQKAPEFATPNQRGEISKLADFAGQWLVLYFYPKDNTPGCSTEAIDFTALSPQFQQLNAVILGVSPDSEKSHCRFIEKHNLTIQLLSDPEHQLAEIYQVWGLKKFMGKEYMGIRRSTFLIDPRGNIAYIWSNVKVKAHAEAVLKKLEELQ
- a CDS encoding M56 family metallopeptidase, whose amino-acid sequence is MHSLMLLLALTIAIGLRWFLPSYQRRWQTTLFFFLFPPLLLLMTVTSVVCMGYRGQMLGYNSSLISYFSAIIWLVFAIFCLIKLSYQTWQTHRDFSSYPLKKITAQKARVLAVDFPYSARVGFWKSELIVTQGLLNLLDQEHLQAVLAHEQAHQEYHDTFWFFWLGWLRSMSSWLPNSENLWSELVFLRELRADKYASGQVDYLLLAESLLLVAEKVNQVAEISFSDSCCVALNDHSLNNRLLERIDALVESENPELPRFNYQVWLLLSLSLAPFLLLPLHS
- the rpsB gene encoding 30S ribosomal protein S2, whose translation is MPVVSLAELLESGVHFGHQTRRWNPKMSQYIYTARNGVHIIDLVQTAQLIEEAYEFVRGEADRGKRFLFIGTKRQAAAIIKQEALRSGSHFVNQRWLGGMLTNWETIRGRVERLKELEELENSGALDKRPKKEASVLRRELGKLEKYLGGIKTMRRLPDLVIVVDQRREYNAIQECQKLGIPIISLLDTNCDPDLVDVPIPANDDAIRSVKLILGKISDAIIEGRRGGQAAVEEYEEDYEDETEYEEEGDYSQYAAEFASGDDDN
- the tsf gene encoding translation elongation factor Ts — translated: MAEITAQQVKELREKTGAGMMDCKRALTENAGDITKAIEWLRQKGITSAEKKASRVAAEGMIGSYIHTGSRIGVLVEVNCETDFVARREEFKKLVNDVAMQIAACPNVEYVKVADIPAEISAKEKEIEMGRDDLANKPDNIKEKIVAGRIEKRLKELSLLDQPFIRDQNISIEELIKQAIAALGENIQVRRFQRFVLGEGIEKEETDFAAEVAAQMGQKAPEPVAAAPQVEEKAPEPAAKDNPPAKGKKKK
- a CDS encoding glycosyltransferase; translated protein: MRNLYFLLPGTTSPFGGGGLWAEMKTVNLASQICSAQIVTYRQKELNYPFLEDILAKISSDDSIFVVSWGFDVPKLVQKLRSHNIIYHAHSTGYGFRLPSQIPIITVSRNTMGYWGEKAPNALIYYLPNQIGSEFLNLGLERDIDVLVQGRKSSKYLLNRLVPALRPHCRVKVLDSYVEDLVGLFNRSRVYLYDSAEYWAVNGLTEGFGLPPLEALACGCTVFSSVNSALADYLDPGFNCQKIGAYSTQYDLERILNYARNFPVNSLPANFLDDYHPEKLLPRFETILREINDFFDIKKRYPADIEGLEPLRLKKLWMQSSLAKLKKKLFK
- the shc gene encoding squalene--hopene cyclase; translated protein: MQIQDKITEIAAKTAKAIELSQNYLLSTQYSEGYWWAELESNVTITSEAILLHKIWKTDKNRPLDKSATYLRQQQCPNGAWELFYGDGGDLSTTVEAYMGLRLLGIPANDPTLEKAREFILAKGGISKTRIFTKMHLALIGCYDWLGVPSIPAWIMLLPENFPFTIYEMSSWARGSTVPLLIVFDKKPVYKMGFNLDELYTEGVNNVKYELPKSNNWSDVFLWLDGLFKWAEKTNLVPFRQESLKAAEKWVIERQEDTGDWGGIIPAMLNSLLALKALDYDVDDPIVARGLKAVDNFGIETDNTYCVQPCVSPVWDTAWVIRSLIESGLNPAHPAMIKAGQWLIDQQILDYGDWAIKNKIGTPGGWAFEFDNRWYPDLDDSAVVVMALELIKMPDENIKKAVMKRAVNWMATMQCKAGGWGAFDIDNDQNWLNSLPYADLKAMIDPNTADVTARVLEMLGTCDVNMEENRVKKALDYLEKEQEADGSWFGRWGVNYIYGTSGVLSALAFLEPNKYRQQLQKGANWLSGCQNVDGGWGETCFSYNNPKFKGQGNSTASQTAWALIGLLAVGKVTGNYQREVIEKGVNYLLVTQKENGTWNEDYFTGTGFPCHFYLKYHFYQQYFPLLALGRYRALI